One window from the genome of Musa acuminata AAA Group cultivar baxijiao unplaced genomic scaffold, Cavendish_Baxijiao_AAA HiC_scaffold_1132, whole genome shotgun sequence encodes:
- the LOC135668536 gene encoding WUSCHEL-related homeobox 8-like: MERQDASDSGADGTRSSEIGEERGEGDRVAEGVLCVKVMTDEQVEVLRRQIAVYATICEQLVEMHRAFAADQDSLAGLKLGSGYCESMMASGGHKMIPRQRWCPTTKQLQMLENIFDQGNGTPSKQRIKEITLELSLHGQISEMNVYNWFQNRRARSKRKQTAPSNNEYEVDTDCESPNFKIFKSDEPPHEDQLVGTDNYPIHNAQVSNALHPLGPESNQTLGTHGSNESSKSGGMSYQNFLSSQRVDQLMENMDIPGSFSPFHPGKSYGMIG; encoded by the exons ATGGAGCGGCAAGATGCTTCGGACAGTGGAGCCGACGGCACCAGGAGCAGCGAGATTGGGGAGGAAAGAGGAGAGGGGGATAGGGTGGCGGAAGGGGTTCTGTGCGTGAAAGTGATGACGGACGAGCAGGTTGAGGTGCTCCGCCGTCAGATCGCCGTCTACGCCACCATCTGCGAGCAGCTCGTGGAGATGCATAGGGCCTTCGCCGCTGACCAGGACTCCCTCGCAG GATTGAAGCTTGGAAGCGGCTACTGTGAATCCATGATGGCATCAGGAGGCCATAAAATGATTCCAAGACAGCGGTGGTGTCCAACAACTAAGCAGCTACAGATGCTCGAGAATATCTTTGATCAAGGTAATGGGACTCCAAGCAAGCAAAGGATAAAAGAGATCACTCTTGAACTGTCACTGCATGGTCAGATCTCCGAAATGAATGTCTATAACTGGTTCCAAAACCGAAGGGCGCGATCGAAGCGGAAGCAAACAGCACCAAGTAATAACGAATATGAAGTTGACACAGATTGTGAATCCCCAAACTTCAAGATATTCAAGTCAGACGAACCCCCTCATGAAGACCAGCTTGTCGGAACAGATAATTATCCCATCCACAATGCCCAAGTAAGCAATGCACTGCATCCATTAGGCCCAGAGTCAAATCAAACTCTAGGAACACATGGATCAAATGAGAGTTCAAAATCTGGTGGAATGTCCTACCAAAATTTTTTATCGAGCCAGA GGGTGGATCAATTGATGGAAAATATGGACATTCCAGGGAGTTTTAGCCCTTTCCATCCAGGAAAAAGCTATGGCATGATAGGTTGA
- the LOC104000484 gene encoding DNA-binding protein MNB1B, producing MKRGKSKADTTKKADTRLSVKKGGERAPKKPRKTKAAKDPNKPKRPPSAFFVFMEEFRKSFKEKNPNNKSVSVVGKAGGDKWKSLSEAEKAPYVAKAAKLKTDYTKKIAAYNKNQSDGGSHAAADEDESDKSKSEVNDDDEEEEGTEEEEEDDE from the exons ATGAAACGGGGGAAGTCGAAGGCGGATACGACCAAGAAGGCCGACACCAG GCTTTCGGTGAAGAAGGGTGGGGAACGGGCGCCTAAGAAGCCGAGGAAGACGAAGGCCGCCAAGGATCCCAACAAGCCCAAGAGGCCTCCGAGTGCCTTCTTCGTCTTCAT GGAAGAGTTCAGGAAGTCCTTCAAGGAAAAGAACCCGAATAACAAGTCGGTCTCTGTG GTTGGTAAAGCTGGAGGAGACAAGTGGAAATCCTTGTCAGAAGCT GAGAAGGCTCCCTATGTGGCCAAGGCGGCTAAGTTGAAGACGGATTATACCAAGAAAATTGCTGCATACAATAAGAATCAG TCTGATGGAGGAAGTCATGCTGCTGCTGATGAAGATGAGTCTGACAAATCTAAATCCGAGgtgaatgatgatgatgaggaagaagagggaacCGAAGAG gaggaagaggatgatgagTGA
- the LOC135668535 gene encoding small nuclear ribonucleoprotein SmD3b-like — MSRSLGIPVKLLHEAAGHVVTVELKSGELYRGSMIECEDNWNCQLENITYTAKDGKVSQLEHVFIRGSKVRFMVIPDMLKNAPMFKRLDARIRGKGSALGVGRGRAVAMRARAQAAGRGGAPTGRGVVPPIRR, encoded by the exons ATGAGCCGGAGCCTAGGGATCCCGGTGAAGTTGCTGCACGAGGCGGCGGGGCACGTGGTGACGGTGGAGCTCAAGAGCGGCGAGCTCTACCGTGGCTCCATGATCGAGTGCGAGGACAACTGGAACTGCCAGCTCGAGAACATCACTTACACCGCCAag GACGGGAAGGTGTCGCAACTGGAGCATGTTTTCATCAGAGGCAGCAAAGTAAG GTTTATGGTCATCCCTGACATGCTGAAAAATGCGCCAATGTTCAAGCGCTTGGATGCGAGAATTCGA GGCAAGGGATCAGCTCTTGGAGTTGGCCGGGGCCGTGCTGTCGCTATGCGTGCTAGG GCACAAGCTGCTGGCCGTGGTGGTGCTCCCACTGGTAGGGGTGTTGTGCCTCCCATAAGAAGGTAA
- the LOC135668534 gene encoding AUGMIN subunit 4-like, with protein sequence MNAKLSVLEHLLLRDTYTKDSVPALRKIRNYLIEATEEASIAYNKAVTRLREYQGVDPHFDTIARQYHDIVKKLEGMQWTIHQVEMDLKRSLDHSSS encoded by the exons TGTCCTTGAACATCTTCTCTTGCGTGACACTTACACCAAGGACTCTGTTCCAGCCCTCCGTAAGATAAG GAATTATCTAATAGAAGCGACAGAAGAAGCATCCATTGCTTACAACAAAGCA GTCACCCGTCTACGCGAGTATCAAGGTGTTGATCCCCATTTTGATACAATTGCTAGACAATATCATGACATTGTAAAG AAACTGGAAGGCATGCAATGGACGATTCATCAAGTTGAAATGGACTTAAAGCGCTCACTTGATCACTCATCCTCTTAA